The Saccopteryx leptura isolate mSacLep1 chromosome 2, mSacLep1_pri_phased_curated, whole genome shotgun sequence genome has a window encoding:
- the RNF148 gene encoding RING finger protein 148: MSLLRITPSTRGSVSPQLLRLSIFLLLSLPDSKGKAIWTAHLNITFQVGNRIISELGESGVFGNHSPLERVSGAVVLPEGWNQNACNPMTNFSRPQQADSWLALIERGGCTFTHKINVAAEKGANGVIIYNYPGTGNKVFPMSHQGTGNMVAVMIGNLKGMELLQLIQKGVYVTIIIEVGNMYRLWLSYYVTSLLTFLAATIAYLFLYRTWRPRVPISSTRRRRQIKAKVKKAIAQLQLRALRDGDKELDPNEHSCVVCFDIYKPQDVVRVLTCKHFFHKACIDPWLLAHSTCPMCKCNILKT, from the coding sequence ATGAGCCTACTTAGAATTACTCCGTCGACCCGTGGTTCTGTTTCACCTCAGCTGTTGAGGCTTAGCATCTTTCTACTGCTTAGCCTTCCTGACTCAAAAGGAAAAGCCATTTGGACAGCCCACCTGAATATAACGTTCCAGGTGGGAAATCGCATTATATCCGAATTAGGAGAGAGTGGAGTGTTCGGGAATCATTCTCCTCTGGAAAGGGTGTCTGGTGCGGTGGTGCTCCCTGAAGGATGGAATCAGAACGCTTGTAACCCTATGACCAATTTCAGCCGGCCTCAACAGGCTGACTCTTGGTTGGCCCTCATCGAACGGGGAGGCTGTACTTTTACACATAAAATCAacgtggcagcagagaagggagCCAACGGTGTGATCATCTATAACTATCCAGGGACTGGCAACAAAGTTTTTCCCATGTCTCACCAGGGAACGGGAAACATGGTCGCAGTGATGATAGGCAACTTGAAAGGCATGGAACTTTTGCAGTTGATTCAGAAAGGAGTCTATGTGACCATCATCATTGAAGTGGGGAATATGTACAGGCTCTGGCTGAGCTATTATGTCACATCCCTGCTTACTTTCCTGGCTGCCACGATTGCCTACCTTTTCTTGTACCGTACCTGGAGACCTAGAGTGCCCATTTcttccaccaggaggcgacgacAGATCAAGGCAAAAGTGAAGAAAGCAATTGCTCAGCTTCAACTGCGAGCGCTCAGAGACGGGGATAAGGAACTAGATCCGAATGAACACAGTTGTGTTGTTTGCTTTGACATATACAAACCCCAAGATGTAGTACGTGTTTTAACTTGCAAACATTTCTTCCATAAGGCATGCATTGACCCTTGGCTTTTAGCCCACAGCACATGCCCCATGTGCAAGTGTAACATTCTGAAAACTTAA